CTCCATGACACGAGGTCGGACGCGCCCCACAGCGGCCTCTACTCGGTGGAGCGGGGCAACCGGCCCACGAGCCTGGACACCCTGCTGTACGGGATCGCCCGGAAGGAGGGAGTGTCCTTCGAGTTCAACGCGCCGCTGAAAAAGGGCGACCTGGGCAGCCTCCCGTCAGACACCGTCATCGCCTGCGGCCTCACGCCGGAAGCGTACACGACCCTGGGGATACCGAGCCTGGCCTGGTACGGCTGGGTCTCCCGGGGAGAGGCCGGGTTCAGCGATTATTCCCGGATCTGGTGGGACGAGTGCATCACCGAGTACGGGTACCTGAGCTCGGCCAACAATTACTATTTCGACCTTCTCTTTTCCATCAGGCCCGTAACAAAGGAGGCCCTTGAGAAGTACAAGACCTTCATCCGGAGAAACGAGGGCCTCGAGTACGATAACTGGCAGTACGTGAAAGGGGCGGTGCCCGTGGCGAAAAGCTCCAATCCGCGCCTGATCCACAACGGCATGATCATGTGCGGCACCATCAGCGGGTACATGGACCCCTTCGGGTGGTTCGGCATAGCCGGCGCGTTGATCTCCGGGAAGATCGCGGCCATGGCCGTCACGGACAGGGCAGCCGCGCAGAGGGAGTTCGACCGGTTCATCCGCTATTACCGGCGGGTCTTCTATTTCAAGAAATATCTCTGGTACACGCTGCTCCGTCCCAGGGTGGAGCTGCTGGAAAACCTTCTCATATGGTTCGGTCCCGAGAAGTTCAGCAGGCTCGTGAGCGCCCGGGTCAATGAAGAACATCATCTGCCTTTCTCGATTCCCGCCTTTGCGCACCTCGGGGCGGAATAATATGATAGCGGAGGCCTCCCATGGTACATGCCGTGAGCGAAGTGATGGAATACTGTAAGATACCGATGGCCCATGCCGTGAGTAAGTTAATGGATTACCGGAAGCTTCCGGCGGTCCAGGCCGTGAGCAGGCAGCTATGCGTCCCCCTCTGCATGCTGGTGGCGCTGCCGGTGCTGGGCGGCGATGAGTGGACCCTGGAGCGGTCGTCCGGCGATGTGAAGGTTTTCTCGAAGCGCACGGAGGGATTTCCCCTGAAGGAGTTCAGGGGGGAATGCGAGGTGCCGGCGTCCCTGGGAACCCTGAAGTCCCTGATGATGGATTACAATAATTACCAGAAGTGGTTCGCCCTGTCCAGGCGCATCACCCTCCTGAGCAGCGCTTCCCCGACGGGCTTCACGGTGAACTATGTCGTGGCCTCGCCGTGGCCCATTGCGGACAGGGAGGCCGATGTGGCGGTCACCGTCAATTTCGACGAGGGCGCGGGCAGGGGAACCGTGACGCTCGATGCCATACAGTCCGGCGAAAAGACCGGGAGGAACGGCCTTGTCAGGATCACCGACATGCACGGGACGTTCCGGTTCACCCGCGTTGACAGCGGCCGCACGAAAGTGGTCCTCACCATGAGGGTCGACCCGAGAATCGACATGGCGGCCCGCTTCCAGAATGATTTTTTGAGGAGCTATCCCCTTGACACGCTCCGGTGTTTGCGAAAAGCCGTCCTGTCCCATTAGAGCCTCCACCATCCTTTTCCAGAAAATCCGCCTCGTGCCTCGGCTCCGCTCGGCAACCGGGGCGCACGGATGCCTGAGAGCGGTCTCGCCGGGATGACTCCATACCCCCTAAAATATACCGCACTAATTCATGACGATCGCCGGTACCGATTTTGAGTTGACCGGCAGGGCCATGGCGTTGTTATGTATCCGGACAGGAACTATGAAGAAAAAAGAGGACATCACCAGGATCTACCGGGCGGCCCTTTCCATGTTCGCGAAATACGGCTTCAGGAAGGCCACCATGGACGATGTGGCCGGTGAGCTGGGCATGACCAAGGGGAACCTCTACCTCTACGCGAAGGACAAGCGGGACCTCTACGACCGGGCCGTGGCCCACGCCCTGCGGGAATGGCAGGGGAGGGTGCTCCAGGCCGTGCTGGCGGAAGAAGACCCGAGGAAGCAGTTCGAGGTCATGTCCCTCAAGGCGATGGAATACCTCGCCCATGACGACCATCTGCGGAACATCCTGGCCATGGACCCCGAGATCTTTCCCATGTTCACCGACAACGATCCCTACGGCGAGATAAACAGGAACTCGGTCGCCATCATCACCCGCATACTCAAGGATGGCATGAAGGCCGGGGTCTTCAGGCCGGTGAACCTCGCCACGCTTCCGCAGATCCTGTTCATGATCTACAAGATGTTCATCATCGGGAGCTATATCAGTTCCGAGGGGGGAATGCGCCAGAAAATGTATCGCGAGACCCTCGATCTCATCACGAAGGGCATTTTTCGCGGCACTGAATGGGATGTTCCCCGGAAAAAAGGTAAATGAATATCCCGCGGACAGCAACGATTGCGCCCCGGGAACATGGGATGAACCGGAAGCGGGCATATCGGCGCCACCGAACCCGGCCGAAGTGAATTATTATTGACAGCCGATTATGGCGATGGTATCATCAAGCCGTTGTTAGCCAATGCTACTTATAATTCACGTCGCGCGCCAGTTGGCACCGGGGAACATAAATGAAACGATTCCTTCTATTTTCCTTGCTGATGCCGCTCGTTGTAACAGGTCATAGTGCGTTTTCCGCCAATGCCGCCGCAACCGAACCGGTGATCATAGATGAGTCACTGGAGCAGTATTCATTCTGCAGCCATGTGGATTATCTCGAGGACCCCGGAAAGAAGCTCTCCATAGAAGATGTCTCCGGCAACCGGCAGAAGTGGACCCGGGAGACAAAGAAGGCCTTTAACTTCGGCTTCAATACGTCCGCCTACTGGTTCAGGTTCTCCGTAACGAATCGTACCGAGGCTCCGGTCAGCTGGCTCCTCGAAATCGATTATCCGATGCTGGATTCGGTAGGGCTGTACATACCGAAAGAGGGGGGCGGCTATGCCCTGAAGGAGACCGGAGACCATCTCCCGTTCTCCCGCCGGGACGTTAACGATAAGAATTTCATGTTTCTCCTGACCGAGGAGCCCGGGACCCGCACCTACTACATGCGCGTCGATTCAACGAGCTCAAAGGCCTTCTCGATGATCATGTGGTCCATGAAGGCCGACCGGAACAGGCTGACGACGGAGCTGCCGCCGCTCTGGATCTATTACGGCCTCATGCTGATAATGGTCGTTTACAACCTGTTCATTTTCTTTTCGGCGAAAGATATCAGCTATATTTACTACGTGCTCTTCATTTCATCGTGGATACTGATGCAGCTGGGGCTGAACGGCCTCTCCTTCCAGTACCTCTGGCCCGACCAGATATGGTGGACCAATAACAACCTCCCGTTCTTCACGGGAAACGTCGACCTCTGGTCGGCCTTTTACCTTCGCGCGTATCTGCAGACGAAGGAAAAATTCAAGATCATAGACAGGATCGCGCTGTTCGCCATGGTCATTCCGTCCGCCATCCTGATCGTCCTGTCCCTGGCGGCCCCCTACCGGCTGGCGATGATAGGGACCACGGTAAATTCGCTCTTCATAACCGTCATGCATTTCGCCATCGGCATCACCCTGGTGCTGCGCGGCTACAGGCCGGCGCGGTTTTATCTGATAGGTTTTTTCATAATGATGATCGGCATCGTGGCCTACACGCTCAAGACCCTGGGAGTGCTGCCCTCGGTTTTCGTCACGAACTGGGGGATGCAGATAGGATCCGCTGCCATGGTGGTGCTCTTCTCCCTTGGCCTCGCCGATAAGATCACGGTCATGCGGAAGAACCTTGAGAAGCTCTTCGGCGATCAGCGGGAAAGCGAAAAGAAAGCGATCGAGCACGCGGAATTCCTCGAGGGGATCGTGAGGACCGTGAACGTCATCTCCAATGAATTCATGCAGGTGAGCCTGAAGCTGGACGAGGTGAGCGGGGCCCTGGCCGATCTTTCCAACGAGCAGGCGTCCAGCAGCGAGCAGTTCTCCGCCACCTTCGAGGAGATGACCGCCTCCACCGAAAATATACATAAATCGTCCCTGCGGCAGAAGAAGGAGGGGGACAGGTCCCGGGAGATGATAGATCAGCTCAATGCCGCCCAGAAGAACATGGTGCGGGAAAGCCTGAAGGTGGCGGAGGGCATAGGCGAGATCTCGAACTCGGCCACCAGCACCGAGGCGAGTCTCGGCCGGATGAACGAAAAGATGACGATGATCAACGCCGGCGGCAATGAGATCAGCGAGTTCGTCACGATCATCGACGACATCTCCGACAGGATAAACCTCCTCAGCTTGAACGCGGCGATCGAGGCCGCCCGGGCCGGCGAGTACGGCCGGGGATTTGCGGTCGTCGCCGACGAGATCGGGAAGCTGGCCCAGGCGACTTCGGACAACTCGAGGCAGATAGCCGACAAGATCAAGAAGATCATCGGGGATATCGAAGAGGGGACGAGGATCGTGGGCGACACGAAACAGGCGACCGATGTTATCTTCAGAATGCTGGGCGATATCAGCGGCCGGATCGACGAGGTCAAGAAAAGCATGGAGATCCAGACGCGGGGCGTCAATAGCGTCGTCACCCAGGCCTCCGTCATCGATCGGTTCACGCAGGACATAGCGACGGCCACGACTGAGCAGCTGAGCTCGATGAACCAGTCTCTCAAGACGATCGAACGCCTGTCGGAGATGGCCATTGAAGTGACCCGGGTGAACGAGAGGATAGTCGAAATGACGAAGACTATAATGAGGAAATCCGAGGAGCTTTCGGTCCTGGTTAACTCATAGGGGCCCCGGTAGCGCATTCAATCTGTTTGGTTAATTTTATTCATATAGCGCCCAAGATACGGAAAATATATTGACTAATGATCTAATTCATGATATAATTAAGTATCATGGTACAAGGAGAGGTGCTGGTATGCAACGTAGAAAACAGATGATAATCAACAAACAGTTTCAGATCAAAACCACCTTTTCCATCATCGGGATCGTGACCCTGCTGGCCGTCGCCATAATCACGGCGATAGCGATCAGCGTGTGGCATAACAACCGTAAGATCGAGCAGATCAACGTCATGGAGGACAATATCGTGCAGTACCTCCAGGTGAAAAGCCTCTCCGCCGCCAATGTCGAGGTTGACCAGAAAGCGATGAAGGAGATAGCGGTCAACCACAGCAAAAACATGACCGACATGGCGGCCATGATACGATTGAACAGGGTGCTCCTGCTGGTGCTGATCGTGATCATGATAGTTCAGGGTGTCGTTCTTTACATGCTGCTGATAAGAAAGACCCACCGTATCGCCGGCCCTATTTTCGTCATGTCCCGATACATGCAGGAGATCATTGACGGGAAACACCCTTCATTGAGGCAGCTGCGGAAGAATGACGAATTCAAGGAGTTTTATTCGCTTTTCTCCACCATGGTCGAATCGATCAAAAACCGCGGGAAATAAAACTGCCAACCATTATTACAAAGCGGCGCCGGGCGGCGCCGCTTTACGTCATTATTTTGCAACATCTTTGAGAAGCTTCTCCACTGTTTCTGCCACAATCGGATCCTTTGAATTCCTGCAGTATACCGAATAGGGCGGAGTCGGGTGTATTTCGAGCCGGAAAATCTTGTAGTAGTTGGTCTTGAACTGGAGGTCGTACCGGTTGTTTTCCTTCCTGAAATAGAATTCGGCCATGGACATGGTCTTCGTGTCAGGATCGATGAATTTGGCGATGTATCCCCTGTCTGACGTGTACAGGTTCAAGTCGGCGCTTATCACGTAGCTCAGCGTTTCCATCGATTTCATCTGGTAGGTGTACGTATTCTGGTATATCGATCCTGAAATGATGTCGCGTTTCATCTTCCCTATATCTGAGGAAAAATATTGCGATATGGATGAGTCTTTCCGCACCCGCAGCTTCTTCGATTTCGGGAAATATTCATAGACTGCGTCGATGGTGTTATCGCTGTTTTGATCGATGATCTGGATGATCATTTCCTGCTGTCCGGAGAAGTCGCCGATAAGGATCGACGTGGAATCGTCGAGGGATTGGAGGAAAAAATAGTTCCGGAAGTCACGCGTTTCCGGCAGGACCCTCATGACGTCCTTGGTTATCGTATTGGTCCACCAGGTCCCGTCGCTCATGAGCGTTATCGGCATGAGAAGAATAAATGTAACAAGGAGTGCGAGAATAGACATTTTTTTCATGGTCCCACCTCGTTATTGAATATCATGTTTCTAAAGGCACCCCGCATGATTATATAAAATAATCAAAAAAAAGGGATCAATCAACAATAATTTAGTTAAATGTGCTGTTATATGTTACATTGGTCTCCCCGGCTCCGCATACTATCATAGCGTACTATGTCGCCTCGATATGGCCACAATATTATTTAGCATAACCGCTGTAATAATGCAACTACTTTCTTTGATGCCGGTTCCGGGGTTGAACGGTGAAGGCAATTCATTTGGGAAAATATCCTCAAATATTCTTATTGGGATGAAAATCGGAATAAATGCTGGTCGAAGATCGCCATTATGTTCAGGAAAAATGGTGCAACTTCATGGATTCAGGATTTTTCACCACGACCACCGGGCCTGTCGGAGCGATAATCCCTGAGGGTTATACCGGGGGCCCTGTAGCGGCGCCAGTACCGGGTGAGGGACGTAAAGGTGAACAGGGCGTTGACCGGTTTTAACCGGAGGAGCATCTGCAATAATCCGTACAGGAAAAAGACGATGAGGAGCACGATGTATGCGTTCAGGAACGAGACGATCCACCGGTGATTGATGACTGAAAGAAGGGGCATGGCGGTGAAAAGGTACGCGGTAAAGGGTATCTGGCTGATAAGGACTATAATCAGAAAAAACAGGTGCGACGCCTGGATCGCCTGCTGCGGGCAGTTGTCGATACAGCGCATGCAGCTTTCGCAGGTGAGCTTCCAGTAGGGTTTGCCGTGACGTATCTCGATGGCGCCCACCGGGCAGTTGTTAACGCAGATCATGCAGTCGTTGCAATTGCTTGAATAGATGAAGGTCTTGGCCAGCATGAAGCGGCCTATGAGGAAATAGATGACGGCAACGGGCGCGATGGCGAGGTCGATGGGAAGCGTGATCAGGGACCGGAAAAACCTGCGGTGACCCGAAAGGATCGCGCCGGCGAAATCCATCGTTATCTCCTCGCAGCGCCTGACGATGAAGGATATCCACCGGTCGCTATACCCCGGATGAAGCGAGATCCAGTTCGACGGCATGTCCAGGGGAAGGCCGCCCCGGACGCTGAAGCCCTTAATGGCGAGGATGGCCATCGGAAGGACCTGGGCCAGGCCGGACAGGCCAGGCCCCAGGAAGCGGAAAATCTTGCTTCCCGCCCTGGTGTTGAGAACAAAGGCATGGCCCCCCCTGATCCTGGGGAATTTCAACAGGAAATAGATCATGGAAGGGGCGGCGTTAAAGCCATGGGTAGGATAGAGGAAACCCACGAGGGTGGAGCTGTCCAGTGTTGAGATATCGGGCCTGTATCCGCGGTCTATGGCATGGAGCTCCGCGTCCATGGCCATGGAGGATGCTTTTTCTAAAATCCACCGGGCCGCCCTGAGGGCGTTTCCAGTGCCGGTAAAATAGTAAAGAACAACTTTTTTATATTTAGCCATCGTCATCTCCTTTTAAAATACCTACCGTCGGTATAAATATATAATTATTATTAATATTCGTCAATAAAATAATAATAAATATGAATGATAATTAATGCTTAATGATCCCTTGACTTTCTGTATGACAAATATTATATTATTAATGTCATACTGGATGACGTGATTAATAAAAAAATGTCATACATAAAAGGATAGCATGATGATAAAGGATGATACAAAGGACAGGCGCATCAATTTACGCCTCGATGAAGAAACATATCTGGCAATAAAAAAGACCGTGGAGAAGGATCTGAAAACCGATATTTCTTCCTACTGCAGATCGCTGCTCCTGATAAGCACGCTCCACGACGCCACTGTTTTTCGGATAAAGAACGCCGTTGAAAGGTTCGGGAAAGAGACCAATACGGATAACATGGAATATATGATAAAGATAAAAGATGAAATTCTTTTTATAGAGAAATTTCTGATCAAGATGAAAGAGGATCGAAAAAAATATGATGAGTTCATTTCCATGATGGAAAAATGGCATGAAACCGTAAGGGATGAGGCGCGGCGGTATTTCAAGAAGCATAATGATGTAATAGACTACTGGGAAAAGGAATACAAGGAATACTGGGATGAAGAGCATGAAAAGAATCCGACCATTGCCAAATGGTCTATGAATGAAAAGATAGATATTTGACTCTGGCGAGAGGCGGGAGGGTGTCATGAATATCGTGGTCTTTATCAAACAAACGGTCAACGTCGATCAGAAAATAAGGGTAAAAGAAAACGGCAGGATTCTTGAGAACGGCCTGGAATACGTTATCAGCGCCTGCGATGAGTGCGCCATTGAAGAAGCCGTCCGGATCAAGGAAAGGAATAAGGATGTGGATATAACCCTGGTATGCATGGGACCGGCAGGTGCGAAGAGGGCGATCCGCAGGGGGTTGTCACTCGGCGCCGACAGGGCGATCCACCTCCACAACGGCGCCTTCAATTCCTGCGATGCAACGGCGAACGCCAGGATATTCGCCGCCGTGCTGAAGGCCATTCCCCATGACCTGGTGCTCCTCGGCAGGCAGGCCCAGGACACCGACATGCAGGCCACGGCCGAGATCCTTTCGGAAATGCTCGGGCTCCCCATGGCCTCCAACTGCGTGAAGGCGGACATCGGGCCGGACAGGGCCGTTGTGCACCGCCAGGCCGACAGGCACCTAGAGGTCATCGAGCTCGCGAGGCCCTGCGTTATCAGCGTCAATAACGATATCAACAACCCGCGCTATCCGAGCCTGAGAAGCATACTGTCCGCCAGGATCAAGCCCATTGTCGCGAAGAAGCCCACTGATTTCGGCCTCGGAGAAGATGAGATCGGCAGGGCGGGGTCCCTGGTCGAAAGAA
Above is a genomic segment from Spirochaetota bacterium containing:
- a CDS encoding NAD(P)-binding protein; this translates as MKQRKEITIYGCGMSGLVAAINLARDGYSVLVKDKEKGYGGDTMYNPSTHCTPIDRKRTSDYIGIDISTVFYPLIACPFYLHDTRSDAPHSGLYSVERGNRPTSLDTLLYGIARKEGVSFEFNAPLKKGDLGSLPSDTVIACGLTPEAYTTLGIPSLAWYGWVSRGEAGFSDYSRIWWDECITEYGYLSSANNYYFDLLFSIRPVTKEALEKYKTFIRRNEGLEYDNWQYVKGAVPVAKSSNPRLIHNGMIMCGTISGYMDPFGWFGIAGALISGKIAAMAVTDRAAAQREFDRFIRYYRRVFYFKKYLWYTLLRPRVELLENLLIWFGPEKFSRLVSARVNEEHHLPFSIPAFAHLGAE
- a CDS encoding TetR/AcrR family transcriptional regulator, with translation MKKKEDITRIYRAALSMFAKYGFRKATMDDVAGELGMTKGNLYLYAKDKRDLYDRAVAHALREWQGRVLQAVLAEEDPRKQFEVMSLKAMEYLAHDDHLRNILAMDPEIFPMFTDNDPYGEINRNSVAIITRILKDGMKAGVFRPVNLATLPQILFMIYKMFIIGSYISSEGGMRQKMYRETLDLITKGIFRGTEWDVPRKKGK
- a CDS encoding EFR1 family ferrodoxin (N-terminal region resembles flavodoxins. C-terminal ferrodoxin region binds two 4Fe-4S clusters.); protein product: MAKYKKVVLYYFTGTGNALRAARWILEKASSMAMDAELHAIDRGYRPDISTLDSSTLVGFLYPTHGFNAAPSMIYFLLKFPRIRGGHAFVLNTRAGSKIFRFLGPGLSGLAQVLPMAILAIKGFSVRGGLPLDMPSNWISLHPGYSDRWISFIVRRCEEITMDFAGAILSGHRRFFRSLITLPIDLAIAPVAVIYFLIGRFMLAKTFIYSSNCNDCMICVNNCPVGAIEIRHGKPYWKLTCESCMRCIDNCPQQAIQASHLFFLIIVLISQIPFTAYLFTAMPLLSVINHRWIVSFLNAYIVLLIVFFLYGLLQMLLRLKPVNALFTFTSLTRYWRRYRAPGITLRDYRSDRPGGRGEKS
- a CDS encoding electron transfer flavoprotein subunit beta/FixA family protein; the protein is MNIVVFIKQTVNVDQKIRVKENGRILENGLEYVISACDECAIEEAVRIKERNKDVDITLVCMGPAGAKRAIRRGLSLGADRAIHLHNGAFNSCDATANARIFAAVLKAIPHDLVLLGRQAQDTDMQATAEILSEMLGLPMASNCVKADIGPDRAVVHRQADRHLEVIELARPCVISVNNDINNPRYPSLRSILSARIKPIVAKKPTDFGLGEDEIGRAGSLVERIKYETPRQRAAGKLFEGDAAEITATVIELLANEARVIG